A window of the Candidatus Methanoperedens sp. genome harbors these coding sequences:
- a CDS encoding nucleoside 2-deoxyribosyltransferase, which yields MKKTVYIAGPLFSESELEFNRGMNRFLKNLGFNTFLPQEDGHLLSELVEKGIEKDDAIQMIFQKDVEKIKECDIIVFVMDGRVPDEGACVEIGLAYAYDKECFGLKTDSRSLMDDMDNPLIIGALKGRIAKSFPELESLLKSFIKDGSLIPNRQNQCIEGILS from the coding sequence ATGAAAAAAACAGTTTACATAGCTGGGCCATTATTTTCAGAATCTGAATTGGAATTCAACCGAGGAATGAATAGGTTTTTGAAGAATCTTGGGTTTAATACATTCTTACCTCAAGAAGACGGTCATTTATTATCTGAATTGGTAGAAAAAGGAATTGAAAAAGATGATGCAATACAAATGATATTTCAGAAGGATGTAGAGAAAATCAAAGAGTGTGATATTATTGTTTTTGTAATGGATGGGAGAGTACCTGATGAAGGAGCATGTGTAGAAATTGGCCTTGCATATGCTTATGACAAAGAATGTTTTGGATTGAAGACTGATTCTCGTTCTCTTATGGATGATATGGATAATCCATTAATTATAGGGGCACTTAAAGGACGAATTGCGAAATCTTTTCCTGAATTAGAATCCCTCCTGAAATCTTTTATTAAAGATGGTTCTTTAATTCCCAATCGTCAAAATCAGTGTATAGAGGGCATATTATCATAA
- a CDS encoding DNA double-strand break repair nuclease NurA: MGFENEFASYEPLRRILDSPKVRLLQDRLRVRKRGENENGNEEFENSIINKADLTSDFIPDYVIAIDGSYQSVKVENGFPGAEFGYITISAVLIIEKSVREFAKQKFIDPKKFRETEKASSIETLIHGCNVIFKGEKSAKASMRRALFEELQNTRVFEEGETLLETYEHLFRIKLEKDRELGKPRSPIDGVDKEMSYDFGQYTCPHSGEPLYSTDAMRLHELMNPSGTNNEMYGQIMQMFEKLLLIHILRSFEKKNWLPLLDRVAFVLDGPLACFSTWSWINKSIITELARINKLQKKQTEKELFIFGIEKSGTFYNHFEEVDTKADGTTDRFLNQSAFLLSDGYIKRNIIFSESDKPYGQDTYFGRKLFYKTRTGYRIVPVLAFFNDHQQNLETARTDQYPRLADLMNVLDELVSSRYPNSVSPLVSAHAEAAIPLNLGKRIFDDIAREIRNKSLQP; encoded by the coding sequence ATGGGATTTGAAAACGAATTTGCCAGTTATGAACCGCTCCGCAGAATACTGGACAGCCCCAAAGTCCGATTACTACAGGATAGATTGCGAGTAAGGAAAAGAGGCGAAAATGAAAATGGAAATGAAGAATTTGAAAATAGCATCATCAATAAGGCAGATCTGACGAGCGATTTCATTCCTGATTATGTTATTGCCATTGATGGAAGTTACCAGTCAGTAAAAGTAGAAAACGGATTTCCCGGTGCAGAATTTGGCTACATCACTATTTCTGCTGTTCTGATAATTGAAAAATCGGTCCGGGAATTCGCCAAGCAAAAATTTATTGATCCCAAGAAGTTCAGGGAAACCGAGAAGGCATCTAGCATTGAAACATTAATTCACGGCTGTAATGTCATCTTTAAAGGTGAGAAATCAGCCAAAGCATCGATGCGTAGGGCGTTGTTTGAGGAACTTCAAAATACAAGAGTGTTTGAAGAAGGCGAAACTTTACTAGAAACCTATGAACACCTATTTCGAATCAAGCTCGAAAAAGATAGAGAACTTGGCAAACCAAGAAGCCCTATTGATGGAGTTGACAAGGAAATGAGCTATGATTTTGGACAGTACACCTGCCCTCATAGTGGAGAACCATTGTACTCAACAGACGCAATGCGCTTACATGAACTAATGAATCCGAGTGGCACAAATAACGAAATGTACGGCCAGATAATGCAGATGTTTGAGAAGCTCTTGCTTATCCACATCTTGAGGTCATTTGAAAAAAAGAATTGGCTACCACTATTGGACAGAGTTGCCTTTGTACTTGATGGCCCATTAGCTTGTTTTAGTACTTGGTCTTGGATTAACAAATCTATCATTACAGAACTTGCTCGAATAAATAAACTTCAAAAGAAACAAACGGAAAAAGAACTTTTCATATTCGGCATTGAAAAATCAGGCACTTTCTACAATCACTTTGAGGAAGTTGATACCAAAGCAGATGGCACAACTGATCGTTTTTTGAACCAGTCAGCGTTTCTGCTTTCAGATGGTTACATCAAAAGGAATATCATATTTTCTGAAAGCGATAAGCCCTATGGTCAAGACACCTATTTCGGCAGGAAACTATTTTATAAGACAAGGACAGGATATAGAATTGTCCCTGTGCTTGCCTTTTTCAACGACCATCAGCAGAATTTGGAAACAGCAAGAACAGATCAGTATCCAAGATTGGCTGATTTAATGAATGTGCTTGATGAATTGGTTTCCAGCCGCTATCCCAACTCTGTTTCACCGTTGGTCTCCGCACATGCAGAAGCAGCTATTCCATTGAATCTTGGCAAACGAATCTTTGATGATATTGCAAGAGAAATCCGAAACAAATCATTACAGCCATGA
- the nrdD gene encoding anaerobic ribonucleoside-triphosphate reductase translates to MEEHKEELYNAFAARKEQQKANPEPIKQKPREVQTIQKTLGGSLVSIIPKVRTTDGHLMDWDRDTIVKQLLKETKLCEQFYGTAGINEEEAKGIAKETEKRIKDMNVKFLSGPLVRELVNIILLEHGHTEWRNISTRVGTPVFDAYRIDMGSGFEARDNANLQENAETSHKKKADKMSKEQYLLMIPPKLADSHLNGDIHIHDLEYFGTRAFCQDWDLRYFFYYGLMPDGSGTKASVAGPAKKAEVAILHAVKALGSAQTNFAGGQGFYNFLTFMAPYFEGMSYDQVEQLTQMFVYEMTQMMVARGGQLVFSSVQLSPGVPKLWRDKPVVYKGRVWDGIQAPKRTYGEFEREVRLGFEAMMNVMLKGDYWGKPFNFPKPEISLEPDFMTEDEEFNRTHPELLSYHELYTKAFELAARYGTPYFDNQLPEYRGAGKGISCYQCCAYNFSSSHDKDTEFEDKLYFREGKHFSMGAWQVVSLNCPRAAYKAKKDDDSLFRELKNMMDQCMDLFRVKSRWMNIVIENGRMPFVTQRPKDPFTMTHGQIAVDTKGLVYTIGVVGINEMVQHHTGKQIHESDEARRLAIRAMFEMKFYAKELSEKYGMEIALARTPAETTAQRFAVSDILHKEYRKCAEPIIKGNIPEALRHISETRDLPIYYTNGTHIPPNADVSLPARIKLEETFFPIVDGGNILDIWLGEAAPDPHGLKEFAMNIAKNTQVGYFAFTKDMTVCMDDFHVASGLLDECPNCESNNVEHLSRVTGYIQAVSGWNEGKKQELLDRKRYGVGA, encoded by the coding sequence ATGGAAGAACATAAGGAAGAGCTGTATAACGCTTTTGCTGCAAGAAAGGAGCAACAAAAGGCAAATCCGGAACCAATAAAACAAAAACCAAGAGAAGTCCAGACTATCCAGAAAACACTCGGAGGCTCTCTTGTTTCAATTATCCCGAAGGTCAGGACAACGGATGGCCACCTTATGGATTGGGACAGGGATACTATCGTAAAACAGCTTCTCAAAGAAACAAAGCTTTGCGAGCAGTTCTATGGAACTGCCGGGATCAACGAGGAAGAAGCAAAAGGAATAGCCAAAGAAACCGAGAAAAGGATAAAGGACATGAACGTGAAGTTCCTTTCAGGTCCTCTTGTCCGGGAACTGGTCAATATTATACTGCTTGAGCATGGCCATACCGAATGGAGAAACATTTCAACAAGAGTGGGGACGCCTGTTTTTGACGCCTACCGCATAGATATGGGTTCTGGTTTTGAGGCCCGCGACAATGCAAACCTGCAGGAGAACGCAGAGACAAGCCACAAGAAAAAAGCGGATAAGATGAGCAAGGAACAGTACCTCCTCATGATACCTCCAAAACTTGCTGACTCGCACCTTAATGGCGATATACATATTCATGACCTGGAATATTTCGGGACACGCGCGTTTTGCCAGGACTGGGACTTGCGGTATTTCTTCTACTACGGCCTCATGCCAGATGGAAGCGGGACAAAAGCAAGTGTTGCAGGACCTGCAAAGAAAGCAGAGGTGGCAATCCTTCACGCAGTAAAAGCACTTGGCAGCGCCCAGACAAATTTCGCGGGCGGGCAGGGTTTCTATAATTTCCTCACATTTATGGCGCCTTATTTTGAAGGCATGAGCTATGACCAGGTCGAGCAGCTCACACAGATGTTCGTTTATGAAATGACCCAGATGATGGTGGCCCGCGGGGGACAGCTGGTTTTCTCCTCTGTCCAGCTCTCCCCAGGTGTCCCGAAACTCTGGCGTGATAAACCTGTAGTTTATAAAGGAAGGGTCTGGGACGGCATACAGGCTCCAAAGCGCACGTACGGTGAGTTCGAGCGCGAGGTCAGGCTGGGCTTTGAAGCCATGATGAACGTAATGCTAAAAGGCGATTACTGGGGAAAACCTTTCAATTTCCCCAAGCCTGAGATAAGCCTTGAGCCTGATTTCATGACCGAGGATGAAGAGTTTAACCGCACACACCCCGAACTTTTGAGCTACCATGAACTTTACACCAAAGCATTTGAGCTTGCTGCACGCTACGGAACTCCTTATTTTGATAACCAGCTCCCCGAATACAGGGGCGCAGGAAAAGGCATTAGCTGCTACCAGTGCTGTGCCTATAATTTCTCATCTTCGCACGATAAGGATACGGAGTTTGAAGACAAGTTGTATTTCCGTGAGGGAAAGCATTTCTCGATGGGGGCATGGCAGGTTGTGTCACTGAACTGCCCGCGTGCGGCCTATAAGGCCAAAAAAGACGACGATTCACTCTTCCGGGAATTGAAGAACATGATGGACCAGTGCATGGATCTCTTCAGGGTGAAGAGCAGGTGGATGAATATTGTGATCGAAAATGGAAGGATGCCTTTTGTGACCCAGAGGCCAAAGGACCCGTTCACAATGACCCACGGGCAGATCGCTGTTGATACAAAAGGGCTTGTCTATACTATAGGTGTGGTTGGAATAAACGAAATGGTCCAGCACCATACCGGAAAGCAGATACATGAAAGTGATGAAGCACGCCGTCTTGCGATCCGCGCCATGTTCGAGATGAAGTTCTATGCCAAGGAGCTCTCAGAGAAGTACGGCATGGAGATAGCGCTTGCAAGAACTCCGGCCGAAACTACAGCCCAGAGGTTTGCGGTATCTGATATTCTGCATAAGGAATACAGGAAATGCGCCGAGCCGATTATAAAAGGCAACATTCCGGAAGCATTGAGGCACATCTCGGAAACAAGAGATCTTCCGATCTATTACACAAATGGCACGCATATACCGCCCAATGCAGATGTGTCTCTCCCGGCGCGCATCAAGCTTGAGGAGACCTTTTTCCCGATAGTGGATGGAGGCAATATCCTTGATATCTGGCTTGGCGAAGCCGCGCCGGACCCGCACGGCCTCAAGGAATTTGCGATGAACATTGCGAAGAACACACAGGTCGGTTATTTTGCTTTCACGAAGGACATGACGGTTTGTATGGATGATTTCCATGTGGCTTCAGGACTGCTGGATGAATGCCCCAACTGCGAGAGCAATAATGTGGAGCATCTTTCGCGTGTGACCGGGTATATCCAGGCTGTGAGCGGATGGAATGAAGGAAAGAAACAGGAGCTTCTGGACAGGAAGAGGTATGGGGTGGGAGCGTGA
- a CDS encoding DUF87 domain-containing protein: MTIEKGITKDLETIQKKDAQKWFQQLVQKSEYVGELFSINYENAKIQIHDTERQKVGGIPSLSFLIATRIDPDKAEIDFKEEDASFILLRVMDAAQLPNSSEAERIRVETAQRVSGDTDRHWDGDGIMDTKTRVYLGYAGVQCRIIGTFYLDTPTEEQNKNSRLQLKFGSDLSNFYPNRGLKVYKPNGKALGLIVNYTDPNNRQEHIEKYGKTKNVRLGFIRYASTNRKFQEIDDVPVHIYPADLLSQKSALFGMTRTGKSNTTKIIAKSVYELRYPESGDKELRIGQIIFDPNGEYANENAQDKDCKNNPNALKNIWEIQKGANKANEVVTYGITKHPSDPDRILMLLNFYTDENLQIGKEIIDSILADNDYTYMKNFRQVAFEAPDPEDRSELTRYNRRVLAYRAVLARAGFTVPSGLRASTAKLFNAKLIEAMHNSQSKNASKYISAANVFSNPNPTWAQLGIAFEALENFIRENNSGYKAFEDEYVSDQKHSGNWADDDFKKIIGIFQYPNGTRIIGKATGQHSADTGKDYAEEIYIQLVAGKLVIIDQSSGEPELNKSSANRIIKKIFRENQSKFIQGVANIPEILVYIEEAHNILPAGNDLDLTDIWVRTAKEGAKYRIGMVYATQEVSSIQKNILRNTANWFISHLNNTDETKELCKYYDFADFEPSIRRAQDKGFLRVKTLSNPFVIPVQVDKFSVTT, from the coding sequence ATGACAATAGAAAAAGGCATAACCAAAGACCTTGAAACCATACAAAAAAAGGACGCACAAAAATGGTTTCAACAGCTTGTTCAAAAGAGCGAGTACGTTGGAGAACTTTTCTCCATAAACTATGAAAATGCCAAAATCCAAATACATGACACTGAGAGACAAAAGGTCGGAGGAATACCGAGTTTGAGTTTTCTTATTGCCACACGCATTGACCCGGATAAAGCAGAGATTGACTTCAAAGAGGAAGATGCTTCATTTATTCTACTTCGAGTCATGGATGCAGCACAATTACCAAATAGTTCAGAAGCAGAAAGAATCAGAGTTGAGACCGCCCAGCGAGTTAGTGGAGATACTGACAGGCATTGGGACGGAGACGGAATAATGGACACGAAAACACGGGTCTATTTAGGTTATGCTGGTGTTCAATGTAGAATCATTGGAACATTTTATCTGGATACACCAACCGAAGAACAAAATAAAAATAGTCGGCTGCAGTTAAAATTTGGCAGCGACCTCTCCAACTTTTATCCGAATAGAGGACTAAAAGTTTACAAGCCAAATGGCAAAGCACTGGGACTAATAGTAAATTATACAGACCCGAATAACAGACAGGAACATATCGAAAAATATGGAAAAACCAAAAATGTGAGACTTGGGTTCATCAGATATGCATCAACCAACAGGAAATTCCAAGAGATAGATGATGTTCCTGTGCACATCTACCCTGCAGATCTGCTCTCTCAAAAATCTGCCTTATTCGGCATGACAAGGACTGGTAAATCGAATACTACTAAAATCATTGCAAAATCGGTTTATGAATTGCGCTATCCTGAATCAGGGGACAAGGAATTAAGAATCGGTCAAATCATATTCGATCCTAATGGAGAATATGCAAATGAAAATGCACAGGACAAAGATTGTAAAAATAATCCAAATGCATTGAAAAACATTTGGGAAATACAGAAAGGCGCCAATAAAGCAAATGAAGTCGTTACCTATGGTATAACCAAACATCCAAGTGATCCAGACCGTATTTTAATGCTCCTTAATTTCTATACTGATGAAAATCTTCAGATTGGTAAAGAAATCATTGACAGTATTCTTGCAGATAATGACTACACTTATATGAAGAACTTCCGGCAAGTTGCATTTGAAGCACCTGATCCGGAAGATCGCAGTGAATTGACAAGATATAACAGAAGGGTATTGGCATACAGAGCAGTGTTGGCAAGGGCTGGCTTTACCGTTCCAAGCGGTTTGCGTGCAAGCACGGCAAAACTATTCAATGCAAAATTGATAGAAGCAATGCATAATAGCCAGAGCAAGAATGCGTCTAAATACATATCAGCAGCAAACGTTTTCTCAAACCCAAACCCAACTTGGGCACAGCTTGGGATTGCCTTTGAAGCATTGGAAAATTTCATACGAGAAAATAATAGTGGTTATAAGGCATTTGAAGATGAATATGTAAGTGATCAGAAACATTCAGGCAATTGGGCAGATGATGATTTTAAGAAAATTATCGGAATATTCCAGTACCCTAATGGAACAAGAATAATTGGAAAGGCAACAGGTCAACACAGTGCAGATACAGGAAAAGATTATGCAGAGGAAATTTACATCCAATTGGTTGCAGGTAAACTTGTTATTATTGACCAATCCAGCGGCGAGCCAGAATTGAACAAGTCATCTGCAAACAGAATAATAAAAAAAATTTTCAGAGAAAATCAAAGTAAGTTTATTCAGGGAGTAGCTAACATCCCTGAAATTCTAGTTTACATTGAAGAAGCACACAATATTCTTCCTGCAGGAAATGACTTGGATTTAACTGACATTTGGGTCAGAACAGCCAAAGAAGGAGCAAAATACAGAATTGGGATGGTTTATGCCACCCAAGAGGTTAGTAGTATTCAAAAAAATATCTTGCGGAATACTGCAAACTGGTTTATTTCTCATTTAAATAATACGGACGAGACTAAAGAACTCTGCAAGTATTACGATTTTGCCGATTTCGAACCATCAATAAGGCGTGCACAAGACAAAGGATTTTTACGAGTGAAGACATTGAGCAATCCATTTGTCATTCCGGTACAAGTGGATAAGTTCAGTGTAACCACCTAA
- a CDS encoding HD domain-containing protein, producing the protein MKIRDDLLEKMGTTIQSKELLYSANATRNSQFLRKMQKKEEEPFIRPPFYRDADRIIHSKAYSRYIDKTQVFFLVDNDHITHRVLHVQLVSKIARTIGRALRLNEDLIEAISLGHDIGHVPYGHFGEKRLSELCEKKGIGKFFHNIQSIQFLDVIENYDLTLQVLDGILCHNGESHNKSLVPSGIVSWDSFQSKIEDIKAKKDPFPLTIEGCVVRIADTIAYLGRDLQDAIEVNLIPEDLNGFPKNCIELFGIKNWKEINWLVLDVLIKDVINNSYDKDAISFSDDVSSCIKDFYKYNMKHIYSSPKLMKESEKIKYMYTTLFEHFLDDLEKENKESLIYPDMKDLDWISSEYKKNATPPEIVRDYIAGMTDRYFEFVFNKITIPDRVKRRYT; encoded by the coding sequence ATGAAAATTAGAGATGACTTGCTAGAAAAAATGGGAACTACAATACAATCCAAGGAACTGCTATACTCAGCAAACGCAACGAGAAATTCACAGTTTTTAAGAAAAATGCAAAAAAAAGAGGAAGAGCCTTTTATTCGCCCACCGTTCTATAGAGATGCAGATCGAATAATACACTCAAAGGCATATTCAAGATACATAGATAAGACACAAGTTTTTTTCTTGGTTGACAATGATCACATAACTCATCGTGTGCTTCATGTACAACTTGTTTCAAAAATAGCAAGAACAATAGGGAGAGCTCTTAGGCTAAATGAGGATTTAATTGAAGCCATTTCATTGGGTCACGATATTGGACATGTGCCATATGGGCACTTTGGAGAAAAAAGACTTAGCGAACTATGTGAGAAGAAAGGAATTGGAAAATTTTTCCACAATATTCAGAGCATACAATTTCTTGATGTCATAGAAAATTATGATCTTACTCTTCAAGTATTGGATGGAATTCTTTGCCATAACGGAGAATCTCATAACAAAAGTCTCGTACCTTCTGGAATTGTAAGTTGGGATTCTTTTCAATCAAAAATTGAGGATATAAAAGCGAAAAAAGATCCCTTCCCACTAACAATTGAAGGTTGCGTTGTTAGAATTGCTGATACTATTGCTTATTTGGGGCGTGATTTGCAGGATGCTATCGAGGTAAATCTTATTCCTGAAGATTTAAATGGTTTTCCGAAAAATTGCATTGAATTATTTGGTATAAAAAATTGGAAAGAAATCAATTGGTTAGTATTGGATGTATTGATTAAGGATGTAATAAACAACAGTTATGATAAAGATGCAATATCATTTTCGGATGATGTTTCATCGTGCATTAAAGATTTCTATAAATATAATATGAAACATATTTATAGTAGCCCCAAGCTTATGAAAGAAAGTGAAAAAATAAAATATATGTATACCACCCTTTTTGAACATTTTTTGGATGATTTGGAAAAGGAAAATAAAGAATCTTTAATCTATCCAGATATGAAAGATTTAGATTGGATATCATCCGAATATAAAAAGAATGCAACACCACCTGAGATAGTAAGGGATTATATAGCTGGTATGACAGATAGATATTTTGAATTTGTCTTCAATAAAATTACTATTCCAGACAGGGTTAAGAGGCGATATACATGA
- a CDS encoding site-specific DNA-methyltransferase — protein sequence MINVEDILKGFKTPESRWARFGPYYAMFPLDFAFEVVEQYSKEGDYIIDPFAGRCSSIYAGGVLGRHSLGIEINPVGWLYGTVKLKPADKAEVSDRLLEIYSKRNYYNRIIERMPLFYRMCYCDEVLKFLLSARKNLNWKRNRIDATLMSILLVYLHGKLGEGLSNQMKMTKAMGINYSVNWWKKHKLTEPPEINPVDFVIKKLDWRYEKGIPTVFDSQVVFGDSTTELDRIVQKAQEADIRFSLLFTSPPYCSVTNYYADQWLRLWLLGGPDVPKSNQKKHKGRFVSKENYYNLLDTVFRNCAALMDENSTIYVRTDRREFTFNSTLEILQLHFPKHKTEITDRPFRKKTQTEIHGNTSKETGEIDIILTC from the coding sequence ATGATAAACGTTGAGGACATATTAAAAGGATTTAAAACCCCTGAATCTCGCTGGGCAAGGTTCGGCCCTTATTATGCTATGTTCCCTCTTGACTTTGCCTTTGAAGTGGTTGAGCAATACTCAAAAGAAGGGGACTATATCATTGATCCGTTCGCGGGTAGATGTTCCAGCATTTATGCCGGTGGCGTTTTGGGTCGCCACAGCTTAGGAATTGAAATCAATCCTGTCGGTTGGCTCTACGGAACTGTCAAACTCAAGCCTGCTGATAAAGCAGAAGTATCCGACCGCTTATTAGAAATATATTCCAAAAGAAACTACTACAATCGAATAATTGAGAGAATGCCTTTATTCTATCGAATGTGTTATTGCGATGAGGTTTTAAAATTCCTTTTATCAGCACGGAAGAATTTGAACTGGAAAAGGAACAGAATCGACGCAACGCTAATGTCAATATTGTTGGTTTATTTGCACGGCAAATTAGGTGAAGGATTATCTAATCAAATGAAAATGACAAAAGCAATGGGCATCAATTACTCGGTTAATTGGTGGAAAAAACACAAGCTGACAGAACCACCAGAAATCAACCCTGTTGACTTTGTCATAAAGAAACTAGATTGGCGATACGAAAAAGGAATACCAACTGTATTCGATAGTCAAGTAGTTTTCGGAGATAGCACTACTGAATTAGACAGAATTGTACAGAAAGCACAGGAGGCAGACATTCGTTTTTCATTACTATTCACTTCTCCACCCTACTGCTCTGTGACTAATTACTATGCTGACCAGTGGTTACGATTGTGGTTGCTCGGTGGACCAGATGTTCCGAAATCGAATCAAAAGAAACATAAAGGGCGTTTTGTTTCCAAAGAGAACTATTACAATCTCCTTGACACTGTTTTTCGTAATTGTGCTGCTCTAATGGACGAGAACAGTACAATCTACGTTCGGACAGACAGACGCGAATTTACTTTCAACTCAACACTTGAAATCTTGCAGTTACACTTCCCGAAACACAAGACAGAAATCACTGATAGACCCTTTAGGAAGAAAACTCAAACGGAAATACATGGGAATACTTCAAAGGAAACAGGTGAGATTGACATTATATTGACATGTTGA
- a CDS encoding glutaredoxin family protein, which translates to MQGVIIYSTKNCPNCKVLKQFLENTKVQFTEVDMATPAALTELRMNGVFTMAAPVLQIGDKFHTYNELFTQDRINQGNVESLIKDVA; encoded by the coding sequence GTGCAGGGCGTCATAATATATTCAACAAAAAACTGTCCGAATTGCAAGGTATTGAAGCAATTCCTGGAGAACACAAAAGTACAATTCACAGAGGTAGATATGGCTACCCCGGCGGCATTAACAGAACTGAGGATGAACGGCGTATTTACAATGGCTGCGCCGGTGCTGCAAATAGGCGATAAATTCCATACATATAATGAGTTATTCACGCAAGACAGGATTAACCAGGGCAATGTTGAATCCCTGATTAAAGACGTCGCATAG
- a CDS encoding site-specific DNA-methyltransferase codes for MKLVDFDKNIQVPSENIPEKPEIVIPEQLETRSEIENLDFKLSQHFSTKFVVQRSLTRQLVSFQANKTMASYRWYKYKEAFSAPLVEYLLNRYGIVSGKVLDPFAGSGTTLFAAGAAGMDVDGIELLPIGQQIIAARLCLEREFTSDDFAAIRRWLKTYPWKESQDRYPLPRLRITDGAYSAETAGAIERYMGTMQNENKCVQIILRFALLCVLESISFTRKDGQYLRWDYRSKHRKGGKPFDKGVIFDFDRAICTKIEEILNDLKLGSGHLDERNHGNIHLFQGSCLDIMPELSDNSYDAIVTSPPYCNRYDYTRTYALELALLGVDEKELTNLRQQMLSCTVENRAKDLLMINHQWAKAIEAADHQELLQAILRYLDDQKDQDKLNNNGIPRMVRGYFYEMACVIAECSRVMKKNALLFMVNDNVRYAGASISVDMILSSIAERLGFNVEKILVLPNGKGNSSQQMGEHGRDALRKCVYVWRKA; via the coding sequence ATGAAACTGGTTGATTTCGACAAAAACATACAAGTTCCTTCTGAAAACATTCCAGAAAAACCTGAAATAGTGATCCCTGAACAATTGGAGACGCGGTCCGAAATTGAGAATCTTGATTTCAAACTTTCACAACACTTCAGTACTAAATTTGTAGTGCAGCGATCTTTGACAAGGCAGCTTGTCAGCTTTCAGGCTAACAAAACAATGGCGTCTTATCGCTGGTACAAATATAAAGAAGCATTTTCTGCTCCACTTGTGGAGTATCTACTTAACAGATACGGGATTGTATCCGGTAAAGTCTTAGACCCATTTGCAGGGAGTGGAACGACCCTTTTTGCGGCAGGTGCTGCTGGCATGGATGTTGATGGCATCGAACTTCTCCCTATAGGCCAGCAGATTATTGCCGCCAGACTGTGTTTGGAAAGAGAATTTACATCGGATGATTTTGCTGCGATCAGAAGGTGGTTGAAAACATATCCATGGAAGGAATCACAAGATAGATACCCGCTGCCCAGATTGCGAATTACGGATGGTGCATACTCAGCTGAGACAGCCGGAGCAATCGAGCGATATATGGGTACGATGCAGAATGAGAATAAGTGCGTTCAGATTATCCTGCGTTTTGCCCTGCTGTGCGTTCTGGAATCCATCAGTTTTACTCGTAAAGATGGTCAGTATCTTCGGTGGGATTATCGATCCAAACACAGGAAAGGGGGAAAACCGTTTGATAAAGGTGTGATCTTTGATTTTGACCGGGCAATATGCACAAAGATTGAGGAGATTTTGAATGACCTGAAGCTGGGCAGTGGACATTTGGATGAGCGCAATCATGGCAATATTCATCTTTTTCAGGGTTCATGTCTGGATATAATGCCAGAGCTATCGGATAATTCTTATGATGCGATAGTAACATCTCCCCCTTACTGCAATCGTTACGACTACACCCGGACTTATGCTCTGGAACTGGCATTGCTCGGAGTAGATGAGAAAGAGCTTACCAACCTGAGGCAACAAATGTTAAGCTGTACTGTTGAGAATCGCGCTAAAGACTTACTTATGATAAATCACCAATGGGCTAAAGCCATTGAAGCAGCAGATCATCAAGAATTGCTACAGGCCATATTACGATATTTGGATGATCAAAAGGATCAAGACAAGCTGAACAATAATGGCATCCCCAGGATGGTGCGGGGTTACTTCTATGAGATGGCCTGTGTTATCGCTGAGTGTTCACGCGTAATGAAAAAAAATGCCCTCTTATTTATGGTCAATGATAATGTTCGTTATGCGGGAGCAAGTATTTCAGTTGATATGATACTTTCATCTATAGCTGAACGGCTAGGATTCAATGTTGAAAAAATTCTTGTACTGCCTAATGGCAAAGGTAATAGTAGCCAGCAAATGGGGGAGCATGGGCGTGATGCTTTGCGAAAATGTGTATATGTCTGGAGAAAAGCATAA